The genomic stretch ACGCTTGGGATCAATGAGAAGGCGGCAAAGGCGCAAGGGATTGAAATCACAGACGTGATGAGGAAAAATTCCAAACTGCTGCCCAATTCACAGTAGAGAAAAGGGGTTGTGACGATGGTATTCGCTCTGCTCGGCTCGATTGAATCAGGACTTATCTTCGCATTTATGGCGCTCGGTGTGTATCTGACTTTTCGGATCTTAGATTTTCCCGATCTGACGGTAGATGGCAGTTTTACAGCGGGGGGCGCAGCGGCGGCGACGCTGTTGGCAGCCGGATACCATCCGTTGCTCTCCACGGTGGTCGCAGTAGCGGTTGGCATCCTTGCGGGAAGCGTGACCGGACTCTTGCATACGAAGGGCAAGATCAACCCGCTTTTGGCCGGGATTTTGACGATGATCGCGCTGTACTCGGTCAACTTGCGCATCATGGGACGGGCCAACGTACCGTTGCTCAATGAAGAGACCTTGGTGACAAAAGTGAATGCGACGCTCGTGAATGTGCTAGGTGATCTGTCGCTTGCGGCAGTGATGGTTGTAGCCGTGGTGGTGGTCAAGTTGGGAGTGGATTGGTTCTTGCGCACCGAAAAGGGGCTGATGCTACGAGCGACTGGCGACAACGAACGGATGATTCGCAGCTTCGGCGCGAATACGGACGGGGCAAAAGTGCTAGGGCTCGCCCTTTCCAATGGTTTGGTTGCGCTGGCTGGCGCTTTGATGGCGCAGTATCAAGGGTTTGCCGATGTATCGATGGGAATTGGGATGATCGTGATCGGGCTGGCGTCGGTGATCATCGGTGAGGCGATCTTTGGTCGTTCAAGCATCGCACGGGCGACGGCGGCGGTGATTGGCGGGGCGATCTTGTATCGGCTGATCGTGGCGTTTGCGTTGCAGGCTGGCGTGAATCCGTCCGATTTGAAATTGATCACAGCGCTGATTGTCATCTTCGCGCTGATCTCGCCGAAGACACTTCAGACGTGGAAAGCAAAATCGGGCAAAAAGCGCCGTCACAGTTCAGGAGGTGAATCGCATGTTGAAGCTTGAGGGGGTTCGCAAAGTGTTCAATGAGGGCTCTCCCGATCAAAAAGTCGCGTTGGACCATCTCGATCTGACGCTTCAGCCAGGTGATTTTGTGACGATCATCGGAAGCAATGGAGCGGGGAAGTCAACGCTGATGAACATGATCTCCGGTGTGCTCAGACCGGACGCTGGAACGATCGAAATCGACGGCCAGTCGGCCACTCATCTTCCTGAACACAGGCGTGCGCAAGTGATCGGGCGCGTGTTTCAAGACCCGATGGCAGGCACAGCTCCTTCGATGACGATAGAGGAAAATCTGGCCATCGCCTACTCGCGCAAGGAACGGCGCACGCTGCGGATCGGGGTCAGCAGAAAGCGCAAGGAGCTGTTTCGCGAGTTGCTGGCCGATTTGAACCTCGGTCTCGAACAGCGACTTTCCGCCAAGGCGGGATTGCTATCCGGTGGTGAACGCCAGGCATTGAGTTTGTTGATGGCTTCGTTTACCGATCCAAAAGTTTTGCTGCTCGATGAGCACACCGCCGCGCTCGATCCGGCGCGGGCGCAGGTGGTGACCGATTTAACACGAGAGATTGTGGAGCGTAAACGGTTGACCACTTTGATGGTCACACACAACATGCAACAAGCGCTCGATCTGGGCAACCGCCTCCTGATGATGGATCAAGGGCGGATCATTTTGGACGTGCCGAGTGCAGACAAGCTGAAATTGACGGTGCCCGACTTGCTGGCCGAATTTGAGCGAATCCGCGGCGAGAAGCTGGTGAGTGACCGGGTGGTGTTGGGATAGAGAAAGGCTCTCCTCGACGAGGAGAGCCTTCTGTATTGCGGGCGGTCAGTTTTGGAACGTGTTCTGGTCATGCACGAGCAGCCAATTCCCGTCATGTTGCTGGAAGATGAGCGAGAGGTAATATTGCTTCTCGTAAGGTTGACCTTGTGGATCGAGGTCTTTGTACAACACGTTGAGCAGAGCGACGCTCATTTCGGAAGTGACGACCGTTTTCAGAATCTCACACTCCATCGACCAGTCTGGGTCGGAGAACCAGTTTTGGTGAAACGTTTCGAACTCTTGGCGATCGTTGATAAACTTCCCGTTCGGCAGGATTAACGAGATGTTGTCCTTCTGCACGGTTGACAAGAACGCGGTCAGATTTTTTCCGGTGATCGCGTCCAAATGATTTTGCAAAGCGTCTTTAAATTCCAATTGATATTCCTCCCAAGATGTATTCGATGCACGGAGCGTTCTCGAAAGACGATGTTTCAGTTCGCATCGGTCATCCCTCCTTCACAAAAATCTAGTGCCCTTAGCATACCATATTTTCTTAATTATCATTAAAAAAGGAAGAGTGGCTTTTTTCGACCACCAAATTGGCTCTTTAGTAAGGACATCTTCCCCTGTATGATGAGAGCAAATCGAAAGGAAAAACGGAGGGTACAAATGAAAACGATCGGGTTGCTTGGCGGGATGAGTTGGGAGTCAACAGTTGTCTATTATCAGTTGCTCAATACGCTGGTGCGAGACAAGCTGGGCGGGCTAAATTCGGCAAAAGTGCTGATGCACAGCTTTAATTTTGAGGAGATTGCAGTTTGTCAGAGAGCGGGCGATTGGCAAAAAGCGACCGAGATTTTGCTCGGTGCAGCCCGTAACTTAGAAGCGAGCGGAGCGGACTTGCTGCTGATCTGCACCAATACGATGCACACATTGGCACCAGAAATTCAAGCGGGAATCAACACCCCACTGCTGCATATCGCCGATGTCACAGCAGCAGCTTTGCTCGAACAAGGCGTGCAGAAAGCGGCGTTGCTCGGCACCCGCTACACGATGGAGCAAGAGTTTTATCGCGAACGTTTGAAAGGGCATGGGGTGGAAGTTGTCATTCCGGGTCAGGTCGAACGGCAGGATGTGCATGACATCATTTTTGACGAGTTGTGCCAAGGGGTGGTCAAGGACGTGTCTCGCAAACGGTACCGTGAAATCATGGCGCGGTTGACGGAGGAACACGGGGTAGAAGGGATCATTTTGGGCTGCACGGAGATCCAACTGTTGGTACAGCCAGACGATGCGCAGGTGCCGCTGTTTGACACCACATACCTCCATGCCAAAAAAGCGATTGAGTTGGCTCTGAGCTAATAAGAAGACCGATGCCGTGAGGGCATCGGTCTTTGCTGGTTATAGAAGTGAAGACAAGATTCGCATGCCCTGTTCGATGCCAGCTTCTGTTTCGTGGCTGTAGCAAAGCCTGATGAACGGCTGTTCGGTCTCGCGGGGCAGGAACATGTCGCCGGTGGCGAAGACAACATTTTGCTCGATCGCTTTTTGCAGCAGTTCTTTTGGGCTGACCTGCTCGGGCAGCGAGACCCAGTAGTAAAAACCGCCTGTGGGCGTCATATAGGAAATGCCTTTCGGAATCAGTTGGCGCAGATGCTCGTCCATCACCGCAGCTTGGCGCTGGTAATGGCAACGTGCTTCCTGGAGGTGATCTTGAAACGCCCCTTTTTGCAAATAGGACCAGAGCGCGTGTTGGACGAACGTGTTGGTGGAGATCGATAGCTCTTTGTAGCGGGTCAACCGTTCCATAAACGGGCGGTTTGCCGCCACCCAGCCGAGGCGCAGGCCGGGGAAGAGCACTTTGGAAAAGGTGTTGATATAGATCACGTTGCCTTGGCGATCCAGCGCTTTTAGCGGTGGCGGCGGTTCCTGATTGAAGTGCAGATGGCGGTAGGCGTCATCTTCGACAATCGGGATGGCATGTTTTTCGCTGAGCGCGAGCAATTGCTGGCGGCGAGCTTCTGACAAAATGGTTCCGGTCGGATTGTGAAAAGTCGGTACGGTATAAATAAAGCGCGGACGCGAGCGGGACAGGATGCCTTCCAGCACGTCGATGCGCATGCCTTCGTTATCGACGGGGACCGGAATCAGGTGCAGACCGAGCGATTGAAAGAGATGCAAAGCGCCAAAGTAGGTCGGCATCTCGACGGCGATCGAGTCGCCAGGATTGGCCAAGATCGCCGTCGTCATCTGCAGGGCTTCCTGTGAACCGCTGGTGATCATCACCTGGGAGGGCTCAGTGATCTGCTCACAGCCCATCCATTCTGCGATCCAACTGCGCAGTTCGGGTAGACCTTGCACGGGGAAGAGGTAGTCCGCTTCGGACGTCTCCAAAATGTGCAACGGATCGATCCCTTTGGCAAATTGGGCCTTGAGCCGCGTGTGGTTGCCCCCTTCGCCAAACGCGAAGTTCAGTGCTGAGCGCGTGCCGACCAAAGCGTGTAATTCGGTCATCAAAGATGGTGCAGAAAGTGCGGAGCCGCCGGGCAGACTGTCTTTCCAATGCAGTCTAGGCAGTGCGGATGGCGGCGGCAACGCTTGAACGTAGCGGCCACTGCCGACGCGGGAATAGATCAACTCTTCCGTTTCCAGATCGGCATAGGCGTGGACGATCGTGTTACGCGACACACCCCATTCCTCGGCCAGTTTCCGTTCTGGTGGCAATTTGCTGCCGATCGGCCAATCACCGCTGAGGATTTGATAGCGCAGTCGATGGTAGACTGTTTGATAAAGTGTTTTGCGCTGCATACCGATCCCCTTCCCCGTTCTTGAAAAATCTTCTCCTCTCTTTATAGTGAATCTTTCGCAAATTGAAAAGAGCCAATTGCCCTCAAAAGAGGGGCCAGATCGAAACAAAAGACCCGCACGGTAGGTGTGAAGGTCTTTTGGTTCACTTTGCTTACTTTTTCGCTACTTGTTGAATCAGGTTGAAAATCAGTTCGACCGCGTTTGCGGAGTTGCTTTGGTTCATGGCGGCAACAAATTGGGTTTGCTGGCCATACGTCTCGTTCACAGCTGTGAGCAGAGTGTCTGAAGTCAGATCTTCTTCGAAGAGCACGCGGCTGTAGCCTTGTTTTTCAAAAGAGCGAGCGTTTAATATCTGGTCGCCGCGGCTGGCCGCTCGGCTGAGCGGAATCAGCAGGTGCGCCTTCTTCAGGGCCAGGAATTCGAAGATGGCGTTGGCTCC from Tumebacillus algifaecis encodes the following:
- a CDS encoding YybH family protein, with product MEFKDALQNHLDAITGKNLTAFLSTVQKDNISLILPNGKFINDRQEFETFHQNWFSDPDWSMECEILKTVVTSEMSVALLNVLYKDLDPQGQPYEKQYYLSLIFQQHDGNWLLVHDQNTFQN
- a CDS encoding aspartate/glutamate racemase family protein, which codes for MKTIGLLGGMSWESTVVYYQLLNTLVRDKLGGLNSAKVLMHSFNFEEIAVCQRAGDWQKATEILLGAARNLEASGADLLLICTNTMHTLAPEIQAGINTPLLHIADVTAAALLEQGVQKAALLGTRYTMEQEFYRERLKGHGVEVVIPGQVERQDVHDIIFDELCQGVVKDVSRKRYREIMARLTEEHGVEGIILGCTEIQLLVQPDDAQVPLFDTTYLHAKKAIELALS
- a CDS encoding ABC transporter ATP-binding protein; this translates as MLKLEGVRKVFNEGSPDQKVALDHLDLTLQPGDFVTIIGSNGAGKSTLMNMISGVLRPDAGTIEIDGQSATHLPEHRRAQVIGRVFQDPMAGTAPSMTIEENLAIAYSRKERRTLRIGVSRKRKELFRELLADLNLGLEQRLSAKAGLLSGGERQALSLLMASFTDPKVLLLDEHTAALDPARAQVVTDLTREIVERKRLTTLMVTHNMQQALDLGNRLLMMDQGRIILDVPSADKLKLTVPDLLAEFERIRGEKLVSDRVVLG
- a CDS encoding ABC transporter permease, with amino-acid sequence MVFALLGSIESGLIFAFMALGVYLTFRILDFPDLTVDGSFTAGGAAAATLLAAGYHPLLSTVVAVAVGILAGSVTGLLHTKGKINPLLAGILTMIALYSVNLRIMGRANVPLLNEETLVTKVNATLVNVLGDLSLAAVMVVAVVVVKLGVDWFLRTEKGLMLRATGDNERMIRSFGANTDGAKVLGLALSNGLVALAGALMAQYQGFADVSMGIGMIVIGLASVIIGEAIFGRSSIARATAAVIGGAILYRLIVAFALQAGVNPSDLKLITALIVIFALISPKTLQTWKAKSGKKRRHSSGGESHVEA
- the pdxR gene encoding MocR-like pyridoxine biosynthesis transcription factor PdxR: MQRKTLYQTVYHRLRYQILSGDWPIGSKLPPERKLAEEWGVSRNTIVHAYADLETEELIYSRVGSGRYVQALPPPSALPRLHWKDSLPGGSALSAPSLMTELHALVGTRSALNFAFGEGGNHTRLKAQFAKGIDPLHILETSEADYLFPVQGLPELRSWIAEWMGCEQITEPSQVMITSGSQEALQMTTAILANPGDSIAVEMPTYFGALHLFQSLGLHLIPVPVDNEGMRIDVLEGILSRSRPRFIYTVPTFHNPTGTILSEARRQQLLALSEKHAIPIVEDDAYRHLHFNQEPPPPLKALDRQGNVIYINTFSKVLFPGLRLGWVAANRPFMERLTRYKELSISTNTFVQHALWSYLQKGAFQDHLQEARCHYQRQAAVMDEHLRQLIPKGISYMTPTGGFYYWVSLPEQVSPKELLQKAIEQNVVFATGDMFLPRETEQPFIRLCYSHETEAGIEQGMRILSSLL